A section of the Bombus huntii isolate Logan2020A chromosome 5, iyBomHunt1.1, whole genome shotgun sequence genome encodes:
- the LOC126865565 gene encoding myosin heavy chain, muscle isoform X12, which yields MPKPKPQEGEDPDPTPYLFVSLEQKRIDQTKPYDAKKACWVPDEKEGYVLGEIKATKGDIVSVTLPGGESKDFKKDQLQQVNPPKYEKAEDMSNLTYLNDASVLHNLKQRYYAKLIYTYSGLFCVAINPYKRFPVYTHRCAKLYRGKRRNEVPPHIFAISDGAYVNMLTNSENQSMLITGESGAGKTENTKKVIAYFATVGASTKKADDTSQKKGSLEDQVVQTNPVLEAFGNAKTVRNDNSSRFGKFIRIHFGPTGKLAGADIETYLLEKARVISQQALERSYHIFYQMMSGSVPGLKDMCLLSDNIYDYVNVSQGKITIPNVDDGEECTLTDQAFDVLGFTQEEKNDIYKITAAVMHMGGMKFKQRGREEQAEADGTEEGERVAKLLGCDCADLYKNLLKPRIKVGNEFVTQGRNKDQVAYSVGAMSKAMFDRLFKWLVKKCNETLDTQQKRQHFIGVLDIAGFEIFDYNGFEQLCINFTNEKLQQFFNHHMFVLEQEEYKKEGIVWQFIDFGMDLAACIELIEKPMGILSILEEESMFPKATDKTFEEKLNNNHLGKSPNFLKPKPPKPGQQAAHFAIGHYAGNVPYNITGWLEKNKDPLNDTVVDQFKKSSNKLLVEIFADHPGQSGDAGGGGGAKGGRGKKGGGFSTVSSSYREQLNNLMTTLRATQPHFVRCIIPNEMKQPGVIDSHLVMHQLTCNGVLEGIRICRKGFPNRMVYPDFKLRYMILAPAAMASESDPKKAAQKCFDEIGLDPENYRIGHTKVFFRAGVLGQMEELRDERLSKIVSWMQAYIRGYLSRKDYKKLQDQRLALVVVQRNLRKYLQIRTWPWWKLWQKVKPLLNVTRIEDELAALEEKARKAQEAFEKEEKLRKELEEQNTKLVSERNALQRQLDGEKGSLSEYMEKSLKLAAQKADIESQLQDLNDRFKEEEDARNNLFQNKKKLEQEVAGLKKDIEDLELNLQKSEQDKATKDHQIRNLNDEIAHQDELINKLNKEKKNQGEVNQKTAEELQAAEDKVNHLNKVKVKLEHTLDELEDSLEREKKSRADVEKAKRKVEGDLKLTQEAVADLERNKKELEQTIQRKDKELSSLTAKLEDEQSLVGKLQKQIKELQARIEELEEEIEAERGSRVKAEKQRSDLARELEELGERLEEAGGATSAQIELNKKREAELSKLRRDLEEANIQHEATLASLRKKHNDAVAEMGEQIDTLNKLKARAEKGRHDIHAELNNSRAATDQVSREKAAQEKIVKQLQHQLNETQGKLEEVNRTLNDFDAAKKKLSIENSDLLRQLEEAESQVSQLSKIKISLTTQLEDTKRLADEESRERATLLGKFRNLEHDLDNIREQVEEEAEGKADLQRQLSKANAEAQLWRTKYESEGVARAEELEEAKRKLQARLAEAEETIESLNQKVIALEKTKQRLSTEVEDLQIEVDRATAIANAAEKKQKAFDKIIGEWKLKVDDLAAELDASQKECRNYSTELFRLRGAYEEGQEQLEAVRRENKNLADEVKDLLDQIGEGGRNIHEIEKARKRLEAEKDELQAALEEAEAALEQEENKVLRSQLELSQVRQEIDRRIQEKEEEFENTRKNHQRALDSMQASLEAEAKGKAEALRMKKKLEADINELEIALDHANKANAEAQKNIKRYQQQLKDVQTALEEEQRARDEARELLGISERRANALQNELEESRTLLEQADRGRRQAEQELADCHEQLNELGAQNASISAAKRKLEAELQTLHSDLDELLNEAKNSEEKAKKAMVDAARLADELRAEQDHAQTQEKLRKALETQIKELQVRLDEAEANALKGGKKAIQKLEQRVRELENELDGEQRRHADAQKNLRKSERRIKELSFQADEDRKNHERMQDLVDKLQQKIKTYKRQIEEAEEIAALNLAKFRKAQQELEEAEERADLAEQAITKFRTKGRGGSAARGLSPAPHRPAFKPQLDGSAFPPRFDLQPDGEL from the exons AGCAAGGACTTCAAAAAGGACCAGCTGCAGCAAGTAAATCCACCGAAATATGAAAAAGCCGAGGATATGTCGAATTTAACTTACCTCAACGATGCTTCGGTCCTCCACAATTTGAAACAACGTTATTACGCCAAACTCATCTAC ACGTACTCTGGCCTCTTCTGTGTAGCTATCAATCCCTACAAAAGATTTCCCGTATATACTCATAGATGCGCCAAACTTTATCGAGGCAAAAGACGTAACGAAGTGCCACCGCACATTTTTGCCATTTCTGATGGAGCCTATGTCAATATGCTTACCA ACAGTGAAAATCAATCCATGTTGATTACCGGCGAATCTGGTGCCGGAAAAACTGAGAACACGAAGAAAGTAATCGCGTATTTCGCCACTGTCGGTGCCTCGACTAAGAAAGCCGACGACACTTCCCAGAAGAAAGGTTCCCTGGAAGATCAGGTGGTGCAAACCAATCCTGTCTTGGAAGCGTTCGGTAATGCTAAAACCGTCCGTAATGACAACTCCTCGCGTTTC GGTAAATTCATCCGTATTCACTTTGGCCCCACTGGAAAATTGGCTGGTGCCGATATCGAGACCT ATCTATTGGAGAAAGCTCGTGTCATCTCTCAACAGGCTCTTGAACGTTCTTATCACATCTTCTACCAAATGATGTCAGGCTCGGTCCCCGGTTTGAAGG ACATGTGTCTTTTATCCGACAACATATACGACTATGTCAACGTGTCTCAAGGAAAAATCACAATCCCCAACGTCGACGACGGTGAAGAATGTACTTTGACGGAC CAAGCTTTCGATGTATTGGGCTTCACTcaagaagaaaagaacgaCATTTACAAGATCACCGCTGCTGTCATGCACATGGGTGGTATGAAGTTCAAGCAAAGAGGTCGCGAAGAACAAGCCGAAGCCGACGGAACCGAG GAAGGTGAACGTGTCGCCAAACTGCTTGGTTGCGACTGTGCCGATCTTTACAAGAACTTGTTGAAACCAAGGATCAAGGTCGGTAACGAGTTCGTAACACAAGGTCGTAACAAGGATCAAGTAGCATATTCGGTGGGTGCCATGTCGAAGGCCATGTTCGACAGGCTGTTTAAATGGTTGGTCAAAAAATGTAACGAAACCCTGGACACGCAACAAAAGAGGCAACATTTCATCGGTGTACTGGATATCGCCGGTTTTGAAATCTTCGAC TATAATGGTTTCGAGCAACTGTGTATCAACTTCACCAATGAGAAACTGCAACAATTCTTCAATCATCACATGTTTGTCCTTGAGCAAGAGGAGTATAAGAAAGAGGGTATCGTCTGGCAATTCATTGACTTCGGAATGGACTTGGCTGCCTGTATCGAGCTGATCGAGAAG CCTATGGGTATCCTCTCCATTCTTGAAGAAGAATCTATGTTCCCGAAAGCCACTGACAAGACCTTCGAGGAGAAATTGAACAACAATCACCTTGGCAAGAGTCCTAACTTCTTGAAGCCTAAACCGCCGAAACCAGGCCAGCAAGCAGCTCACTTTGCTATCGGCCATTATGCCGGAAAT GTACCATACAACATCACGGGTTGGCTGGAAAAGAACAAGGACCCGTTGAACGACACTGTTGTGGATCAGTTCAAGAAATCCAGTAATAAACTGCTGGTCGAGATCTTCGCTGACCATCCTGGACAGTCTGGTGATGCCGGTGGCGGCGGCGGTGCGAAAGGTGGACGTGGTAAGAAGGGCGGTGGCTTCTCGACGGTATCATCGTCCTATAGGGAACAATTGAACAACCTGATGACTACTCTGAGAGCTACCCAACCACACTTCGTCCGTTGTATCATCCCCAACGAAATGAAGCAGCCGGGTGTCATAGATTCTCATCTCGTCATGCATCAGTTGACTTGTAACGGTGTACTTGAAGGCATCCGTATTTGTCGTAAAGGATTCCCCAACAGAATGGTCTATCCTGACTTCAAGCTACG TTACATGATCTTAGCGCCGGCCGCGATGGCCTCTGAGTCGGATCCAAAGAAAGCCGCTCAGAAATGTTTCGATGAAATTGGCCTTGATCCGGAAAACTACAGGATTGGTCATACTAAG GTGTTCTTCCGTGCCGGAGTCCTGGGTCAGATGGAAGAACTTCGTGACGAGCGACTTAGCAAAATCGTATCTTGGATGCAAGCCTACATCAGAGGTTACTTGTCCAGAAAAGACTACAAGAAACTGCAAGATCAACGTTTGGCATTGGTCGTCGTACAAAGGAACTTGAGGAAATACTTGCAAATTCGTACTTGGCCATGGTGGAAATTGTGGCAGAAAGTTAAGCCCCTTCTCAACGTTACTCGTATCGAGGACGAGCTTGCC GCGCTCGAGGAGAAAGCGAGAAAAGCTCAGGAAGCCTtcgaaaaggaagagaaactGCGCAAGGAACTCGAAGAGCAGAACACGAAACTTGTCTCCGAAAGGAATGCCTTGCAGCGACAACTGGATGGTGAAAAAGGTTCCCTCTCGGAATATATGGAGAAATCTCTGAAATTGGCCGCTCAGAAAGCCGATATCGAGTCACAACTTCAG GATCTGAATGACAGAttcaaagaagaagaagatgcCAGGAACAATCTCTTCCAAAATAAGAAGAAACTCGAACAAGAAGTGGCAGGTCTAAAGAAAGACATTGAGGACCTCGAGCTTAACCTACAGAAATCAGAGCAAGATAAGGCGACGAAGGACCACCAGATCCGTAATTTGAACGACGAGATCGCTCATCAAGACGAACTGATCAATAAATTgaacaaagagaaaaagaatcaAGGTGAAGTTAATCAGAAAACTGCCGAAGAGCTTCAAGCTGCCGAAGATAAAGTCAATCACTTGAACAAAGTCAAAGTCAAACTCGAGCACACTCTTGACGAACTCGAAGATTCCCTCGAACGTGAAAAGAAATCACG AGCCGACGTAGAGAAAGCTAAACGAAAGGTGGAAGGCGACTTGAAACTTACACAGGAAGCTGTTGCTGACCTCGAGAGAAATAAGAAGGAACTCGAACAAACCATTCAACGTAAGGACAAGGAATTATCGTCTTTGACCGCTAAACTTGAAGACGAGCAGTCGTTAGTAGGCAAATTACAGAAACAAATTAAGGAATTACAAGCCCGTATCGAAGAACTGGAAGAAGAG ATCGAAGCTGAGCGTGGTTCTCGCGTGAAAGCTGAGAAACAGCGCAGTGACTTGGCACGAGAACTCGAGGAACTTGGTGAACGTCTCGAGGAAGCTGGCGGTGCCACCTCTGCTCAAATTGAACTCAACAAGAAGAGAGAAGCCGAACTTAGCAAGCTGCGCAGAGACCTCGAGGAAGCCAACATTCAACACGAAGCCACTCTTGCGAGTTTACGCAAAAAGCACAACGATGCCGTTGCCGAAATGGGAGAACAAATTGATACGCTTAACAAACTCAAGGCCAG AGCTGAAAAGGGTCGTCATGATATCCATGCCGAGCTGAACAATTCCCGTGCCGCGACGGATCAGGTTTCAAGGGAAAAG GCTGCCCAAGAAAAGATCGTGAAACAATTGCAACACCAATTAAACGAAACCCAAGGAAAACTGGAGGAAGTGAACCGTACTCTGAATGACTTCGATGCTGCGAAGAAGAAACTGTCGATCGAAAACAGTGATCTGCTACGACAATTAGAGGAAGCCGAATCGCAAGTAAGTCAGCTTTCGAAGATCAAGATTTCGCTGACAACGCAGCTCGAAGACACGAAACGATTGGCTGACGAAGAATCGAGAGAACGCGCTACTCTCCTTGGCAAATTCCGTAACTTGGAACACGATTTGGATAACATTCGTGAACAAGTGGAAGAGGAAGCCGAAGGTAAAGCGGATCTTCAGAGGCAACTTAGCAAGGCAAACGCGGAGGCACAATTATGGCGCACGAAATACGAATCTGAGGGCGTTGCGAGAGCGGAAGAACTCGAGGAAGCTAAGAGGAAGCTGCAGGCACGGTTGGCCGAAGCGGAGGAAACCATCGAATCCCTCAACCAAAAGGTTATCGCTCTCGAGAAGACGAAACAGAGATTGTCGACGGAGGTAGAGGACTTACAGATCGAAGTGGATCGCGCGACCGCGATCGCCAACGCCGCCGAAAAGAAACAGAAGGCCTTCGATAAGATTATCGGCGAATGGAAACTCAAAGTGGACGATCTCGCCGCCGAACTCGATGCCAGTCAGAAGGAATGCCGTAATTACAGCACGGAATTGTTCAGGCTCAGAG GTGCGTACGAAGAAGGTCAGGAACAGTTGGAAGCAGTGCGTCGCGAGAACAAGAATCTAGCCGACGAAGTAAAAGACCTCTTGGATCAAATTGGCGAAGGTGGACGCAATATTCACGAGATCGAAAAAGCCAGGAAGCGCCTGGAGGCTGAAAAGGATGAACTTCAAGCTGCTCTGGAAGAAGCAGAGGCCGCTTTGGAACAAGAAGAGAACAAAGTATTGCGCAGTCAACTTGAACTGAGTCAAGTCAGACAAGAAATCGACCGACGTATCCAGGAGAAGGAAGAGGAATTCGAAAATACCAGAAAGAATCACCAACGTGCTCTCGATTCTATGCAGGCATCGCTCGAAGCTGAAGCTAAG GGCAAGGCCGAGGCTTTGCGCATGAAGAAAAAACTGGAAGCAGATATAAACGAATTGGAGATCGCCCTGGATCATGCGAACAAAGCGAATGCCGAAGCTCAAAAGAACATCAAGAGATACCAACAGCAGCTGAAGGATGTCCAGACCGCGCTCGAGGAAGAACAACGAGCTCGCGACGAAGCGAGAGAACTTCTTGGAATTTCGGAACGCCGGGCGAACGCGCTTCAGAACGAACTCGAAGAAAGCCGTACTCTTCTCGAACAAGCGGACCGCGGACGTCGCCAGGCTGAACAAGAATTGGCCGACTGCCACGAGCAACTCAACGAACTAGGTGCTCAGAACGCTTCCATCTCTGCTGCCAAGAGAAAACTCGAGGCTGAGCTGCAAACCCTTCAC tCTGACTTGGACGAATTGTTGAACGAAGCAAAGAACTCTGAGGAGAAAGCAAAGAAAGCCATGGTTGATGCCGCTAGATTAGCCGACGAACTTCGAGCCGAACAAGATCATGCTCAAACGCAAGAGAAGCTTCGCAAAGCACTCGAAACTCAGATCAAGGAACTCCAGGTGCGTCTCGACGAAGCTGAAGCGAATGCCCTGAAAGGTGGTAAGAAGGCAATTCAAAAACTCGAACAACGTGTTCGTGAATTGGAGAACGAACTCGATGGAGAACAGAGGAGACACGCTGACGCTCAGAAGAATCTTCGCAAGTCCGAACGTCGCATCAAGGAACTCAGCTTCCAG GCTGATGAGGACCGCAAGAACCATGAGCGCATGCAAGACCTTGTCGATAAGCTTCAACAGAAGATCAAGACCTACAAGAGGCAGATCGAGGAAGCTGAAGAAATCGCTGCTTTGAATCTCGCGAAATTCCGCAAAGCGCAACAAGAGCTCGAGGAGGCAGAGGAAAGGGCGGACCTGGCTGAACAGGCAATTACCAAGTTCCGTACTAAAGGACGCGGAGGAAGTGCTGCGCGCGGACTGAGCCCAGCG CCACACCGACCTGCGTTCAAACCCCAATTGGATGGTTCCGCATTCCCGCCACGCTTCGACCTGCAGCCCGATGGTGAACTGTAA